The following are from one region of the Gryllotalpicola protaetiae genome:
- the rimM gene encoding ribosome maturation factor RimM (Essential for efficient processing of 16S rRNA) has translation MAQQAGPPERHTTGTQLRVGRLTKAHGLKGAIKLELYTDDPERRFVPGAVFSLQVPSTSKWHGKSLELRELRWYNGHPVGFFVGVDDRDEAETLIKAILWVDAASDEAPEENAWYDHQLVGLTAVRDGAPVGTVARVDHLPAQDLLAIETEAGEVLVPFVAAIVPTVDIEAGTVTVTPPAGLFEELPDDEG, from the coding sequence ATGGCGCAGCAGGCAGGGCCCCCTGAACGACACACAACGGGAACGCAGCTGCGCGTCGGGCGTCTGACGAAGGCCCACGGCCTCAAGGGCGCCATCAAGCTCGAGCTGTACACCGATGACCCCGAACGCCGCTTCGTGCCGGGCGCCGTGTTCTCGCTCCAGGTCCCGTCCACGTCGAAGTGGCACGGCAAGAGTCTCGAACTGCGCGAGCTGCGCTGGTACAACGGCCACCCCGTCGGCTTCTTCGTCGGCGTCGACGATCGCGACGAGGCGGAGACGCTCATCAAGGCGATCCTCTGGGTCGATGCGGCCTCCGACGAGGCGCCGGAGGAGAACGCCTGGTACGACCACCAGCTCGTCGGGCTCACCGCCGTGCGCGATGGTGCGCCGGTCGGCACGGTCGCACGCGTCGACCATCTGCCCGCACAGGATCTGCTCGCAATCGAGACGGAAGCGGGGGAGGTCCTTGTGCCCTTCGTGGCCGCCATCGTGCCGACCGTCGACATCGAGGCGGGCACGGTCACGGTCACACCGCCGGCAGGGCTCTTCGAAGAGCTGCCGGACGACGAGGGCTGA
- a CDS encoding RNA-binding protein, whose product MLASAVTHLVKGIVEHPDDVEVAQKSSPRGEVLEVRVNPEDLGRVIGRGGHTVSSLRTVVNALARGERVRVDVVDTDR is encoded by the coding sequence ATGCTCGCTTCCGCAGTCACCCACCTCGTCAAGGGGATCGTCGAACACCCCGATGACGTTGAGGTCGCGCAGAAGAGCTCACCACGCGGCGAGGTCCTCGAGGTTCGTGTGAACCCCGAGGACCTCGGCCGTGTGATCGGCCGCGGCGGTCACACCGTCAGCAGCCTGCGCACCGTCGTGAACGCCCTGGCCAGGGGCGAGCGGGTCCGCGTCGACGTCGTCGACACCGACCGCTGA
- the rpsP gene encoding 30S ribosomal protein S16 has protein sequence MAVKIRLKRLGKIRAPYYRVVVADSRTKRDGRVIEEIGKYNPTENPSIIEIDSERAQYWLGVGAQPSEQVAALLKLTGDWAKFKGEKDTASKVQVAEAKSVFVADEKKKPVLKPKTETPAKAEAPAAEAPAADEAAE, from the coding sequence GTGGCCGTCAAGATCCGCCTCAAGCGACTCGGCAAGATCCGTGCACCGTACTACCGCGTCGTCGTGGCCGACTCGCGCACCAAGCGCGATGGTCGTGTCATCGAAGAGATCGGCAAGTACAACCCCACCGAGAACCCCTCGATCATCGAGATCGACTCCGAGCGTGCGCAGTACTGGCTCGGCGTCGGCGCTCAGCCGTCCGAGCAGGTCGCCGCGCTGCTGAAGCTCACCGGTGACTGGGCGAAGTTCAAGGGCGAGAAGGACACCGCGTCCAAGGTCCAGGTGGCCGAGGCCAAGTCCGTTTTCGTCGCCGACGAGAAGAAGAAGCCGGTCCTCAAGCCGAAGACCGAGACCCCGGCCAAGGCCGAGGCGCCCGCAGCCGAGGCTCCGGCCGCCGACGAGGCTGCTGAGTAG
- a CDS encoding FAD-dependent oxidoreductase, with the protein MAEERAARLEASTVLPLLSTPWRLGTLELPHRVVMGSMHTGLEPRGDGGAALAAFYRERIEGGAALAITGGISVNEEARGGPDYVVMTDDSTITAYRTATTAVHDAGGFLSAQLFHAGRYAVGEWAVAPSPVPWRAARGLVPRELTATDIDRTIADFAASAAAARDAGFDAVELMASEGYLLNQFLSPLTNQRADDWGGDHAARMRFPLAVFQAVRSAVGADFPVSVRISAADLMPGSTTEAEVDAFALALADVGVDALSMGVGWHESTVPTVQASVPHGAWIAYGERLADTVHAAHPHLPIIGSNRVVDLRDAEGVLARGHVDAVALARPFLADPELVVRSFAGDFPIINSCIGCDQACIDRSLVFQEIGCLVNPRAGRETEFPLGITNHRKHVAVVGGGPAGLAAADDLARRGHAVTVFEARTELGGQFGLAARIPGKEDYQLTVRSAAKRLAAAGADVRLDARADAAALASFDGVVVASGVTPRVVDIEGADLPNVLSYEQAIRTGVPAGTVAIIGGGGIGVDLAAFLVESHDEKTRALAFEQRFGLDGSAEFARSRPTRALQQPRPGSQVTVLRRAGKFGQGVGITSRWVNVGALQHAGVRMLAGIDYRRITPEGVEVAHEDGSVELIPGETVVICAGQEPNETLSAELAATGIRHEIVGGARDARSVDAVRATREGLEAARRLAD; encoded by the coding sequence ATGGCTGAGGAGCGCGCAGCGCGTCTCGAAGCCTCGACCGTGCTGCCGCTCCTCAGCACCCCCTGGCGCCTCGGCACCCTTGAGCTCCCGCACCGCGTGGTGATGGGCAGCATGCACACCGGCCTCGAGCCACGCGGCGACGGGGGAGCGGCTCTGGCCGCGTTCTACCGCGAGCGCATCGAGGGTGGCGCCGCGCTTGCGATCACGGGCGGCATCTCGGTGAACGAGGAGGCGCGCGGCGGCCCCGACTACGTCGTGATGACGGATGACTCGACCATCACCGCCTACCGAACCGCGACGACCGCCGTGCACGACGCCGGCGGATTCCTCTCCGCACAGCTGTTCCACGCCGGGCGCTACGCGGTGGGGGAGTGGGCCGTCGCGCCGAGTCCCGTGCCGTGGCGCGCGGCCCGTGGCCTCGTGCCTCGGGAGCTCACCGCCACAGACATCGACCGCACCATCGCCGACTTCGCGGCTTCGGCCGCGGCGGCCCGTGACGCTGGCTTCGACGCCGTCGAGCTGATGGCGAGCGAGGGCTACCTGCTCAACCAGTTCCTGTCGCCGCTCACGAATCAACGAGCGGATGACTGGGGCGGCGACCACGCCGCCCGCATGCGCTTCCCCCTCGCCGTCTTCCAAGCGGTGCGCTCCGCCGTCGGCGCCGACTTCCCGGTCTCGGTGCGTATCTCGGCGGCCGACCTCATGCCCGGATCGACGACGGAAGCAGAGGTCGATGCGTTCGCGCTGGCGCTCGCCGACGTCGGCGTCGATGCCCTGAGCATGGGCGTCGGATGGCATGAGTCCACGGTGCCGACCGTTCAGGCATCCGTGCCGCATGGCGCCTGGATCGCCTACGGCGAGCGGCTCGCCGACACGGTTCACGCCGCGCATCCGCATCTGCCGATCATCGGCAGCAACCGGGTCGTCGATCTGCGGGACGCCGAAGGGGTGCTCGCCAGGGGCCATGTCGACGCGGTCGCGCTCGCTCGGCCGTTCCTCGCCGACCCGGAGCTCGTCGTCCGCTCGTTCGCGGGCGACTTCCCGATCATCAACTCGTGCATCGGCTGCGATCAGGCCTGCATCGACCGCTCGCTGGTCTTTCAGGAGATCGGATGCCTGGTCAACCCGCGCGCCGGCCGCGAAACCGAGTTCCCCCTCGGAATCACGAACCACCGCAAGCACGTCGCCGTCGTCGGCGGCGGCCCCGCGGGTCTCGCCGCGGCCGACGACCTCGCCCGCCGCGGCCATGCGGTCACCGTCTTCGAGGCCCGCACGGAGCTCGGCGGCCAGTTCGGCCTCGCCGCGCGCATCCCCGGCAAGGAGGACTACCAGCTCACCGTGCGCTCGGCGGCCAAGCGGCTCGCCGCAGCCGGTGCCGACGTGCGTCTCGATGCGCGGGCGGATGCCGCGGCCCTCGCCTCCTTCGACGGTGTCGTCGTCGCCTCCGGCGTCACCCCGCGCGTCGTCGACATCGAGGGCGCCGACCTGCCGAACGTGCTGAGCTACGAGCAGGCGATCCGCACAGGCGTCCCTGCAGGCACCGTCGCGATCATCGGCGGCGGCGGCATCGGGGTGGACCTCGCCGCGTTCCTCGTCGAGTCGCACGACGAGAAGACCCGCGCCCTCGCCTTCGAGCAGCGCTTCGGCCTCGATGGATCGGCAGAGTTCGCGCGATCCCGCCCGACGCGCGCGCTGCAGCAGCCCCGCCCGGGCAGCCAGGTCACGGTCCTCCGCAGAGCCGGCAAGTTCGGCCAGGGCGTCGGCATCACGAGCCGCTGGGTGAACGTCGGGGCGCTGCAGCATGCGGGCGTGCGGATGCTTGCGGGCATCGACTACCGCCGCATCACGCCGGAGGGTGTCGAGGTCGCGCACGAGGACGGGTCGGTCGAGCTGATCCCCGGCGAGACGGTCGTCATCTGCGCCGGACAGGAGCCGAACGAGACCCTCTCCGCGGAACTCGCGGCCACAGGCATCCGCCATGAGATCGTGGGCGGCGCGCGTGATGCACGCTCCGTCGACGCGGTGCGCGCGACCCGAGAGGGACTCGAAGCGGCACGGCGCCTCGCCGATTAG
- a CDS encoding SDR family oxidoreductase — MVEATTPRVVVITGASRGIGRLLAEKLGAEGAHVVINYKKNADLAEESLAAVRAAGGDGITVQADIEVQEGIEALFAGIDEHYDHIDAFVANAAAAAFKPISEMKIHHLDRSYAMNARSFVLGAQQAVKRMPHGGRILYISSYGSLRAFPTYAALGASKAMAEQYMRYMAAEFGPKNITVNAVNGGLIDTDSLDYFYNKVPGMAPMDSVISKLPLGRPAVADDMADAAQFLLSDKAGYITGQVLTVDGGLTIIAPPFWSDTTGELHAAVFGD; from the coding sequence TTGGTAGAGGCCACCACCCCGCGCGTCGTCGTCATCACGGGCGCGAGCCGCGGCATCGGCCGCCTGCTCGCCGAGAAGCTCGGCGCTGAGGGCGCGCACGTCGTCATCAACTACAAGAAGAACGCCGACCTCGCCGAGGAGTCGCTCGCCGCGGTCCGCGCCGCCGGCGGCGACGGCATCACGGTGCAAGCCGACATCGAGGTGCAGGAGGGCATCGAGGCCCTGTTCGCCGGCATCGACGAGCACTACGACCACATTGACGCCTTCGTCGCGAACGCCGCCGCCGCAGCGTTCAAACCGATCAGCGAGATGAAGATCCACCACCTCGACCGCAGCTACGCGATGAACGCGCGCAGCTTCGTGCTCGGGGCGCAGCAGGCCGTCAAGCGGATGCCGCACGGTGGACGCATCCTCTACATCTCGAGCTACGGCAGCTTGCGCGCCTTCCCGACTTACGCGGCGCTCGGCGCCTCGAAGGCGATGGCCGAGCAGTACATGCGCTACATGGCGGCCGAGTTCGGCCCGAAGAACATCACCGTCAACGCGGTCAACGGCGGCCTCATCGACACCGATTCGCTCGACTACTTCTACAACAAGGTCCCGGGCATGGCGCCGATGGACTCGGTCATCTCGAAGCTGCCGCTCGGCCGCCCGGCCGTGGCCGATGACATGGCGGATGCCGCGCAGTTCCTGCTGTCGGACAAGGCCGGCTACATCACCGGCCAGGTGCTGACGGTCGACGGCGGCCTCACGATCATCGCGCCGCCGTTCTGGTCGGACACGACGGGCGAGCTGCACGCCGCCGTCTTCGGCGACTGA
- a CDS encoding acyl-CoA dehydrogenase family protein: protein MAVAEFDEAEFAALKAEITAWVKGRGEAWADRIEETGDVPAELFAELKDRGWLSLAAPVELGGRGVPFSRYLELLEQISKSHGSIRMLVHVINGTWRAMAPYASPELLDEVVKPSIAGDKLVAFTLTEPDNGTGADITTTVRREGDEYVMNGVKHLITFGVKADYLLIAARLEGSTGNDGTVAFAMPNRLPGAEVIDDSETMGVRGTDHAILKFSEVRIPAKYRLGEEGQGLEVALGGFLLPSRVSVAMSAVGLAERAQELAIEFSKERVTFGKPLAQRQVIQFYIAENFGRIAAAKSLIIQAARAYEQGAPEASALSSAAKMIAVEMLATVTDNALQVFGGRGYWKKNAIERVYRDARAQRFEEGTNEIQKLVVARAAITGEANTEGILNW from the coding sequence GTGGCTGTCGCTGAATTCGACGAGGCGGAGTTCGCCGCCCTCAAGGCCGAGATCACGGCGTGGGTGAAGGGGCGGGGCGAGGCCTGGGCTGACCGGATCGAGGAGACCGGGGACGTCCCGGCCGAGCTGTTCGCCGAGCTGAAGGACCGCGGCTGGCTGAGCCTCGCCGCCCCCGTCGAGCTGGGCGGCCGGGGTGTGCCGTTCAGCCGGTACCTCGAGCTGCTCGAGCAGATCTCGAAGTCGCACGGTTCGATCCGCATGCTCGTGCACGTCATCAACGGCACGTGGCGCGCGATGGCGCCGTACGCCTCGCCCGAGCTGCTCGACGAGGTCGTGAAGCCGTCGATCGCCGGCGACAAGCTCGTGGCGTTCACGCTCACCGAGCCCGACAACGGCACCGGTGCAGACATCACGACGACGGTGCGCCGCGAGGGCGACGAGTACGTCATGAACGGCGTGAAGCACCTCATCACCTTCGGCGTGAAGGCCGACTACCTGCTGATCGCCGCGCGCCTCGAGGGCTCGACGGGCAACGACGGCACCGTCGCCTTCGCGATGCCGAACCGCCTGCCGGGCGCCGAGGTCATCGACGACTCCGAGACGATGGGCGTGCGCGGCACCGACCATGCGATCCTCAAGTTCTCCGAGGTGCGGATTCCGGCCAAGTACCGCCTCGGCGAGGAGGGCCAGGGGCTCGAGGTCGCCCTCGGCGGGTTCCTGCTGCCGAGCCGTGTCTCGGTCGCGATGAGCGCCGTCGGCCTCGCCGAGCGCGCCCAGGAGCTTGCGATCGAGTTCTCGAAGGAGCGCGTCACCTTCGGCAAGCCGCTCGCCCAGCGCCAGGTCATCCAGTTCTACATCGCCGAGAACTTCGGGCGCATCGCCGCCGCGAAGTCGCTCATCATCCAGGCCGCCCGCGCGTACGAGCAGGGTGCGCCCGAGGCATCCGCCCTCTCCAGCGCCGCGAAGATGATCGCGGTCGAGATGCTCGCGACGGTCACCGACAACGCCCTGCAGGTGTTCGGCGGCCGCGGCTACTGGAAGAAGAACGCCATTGAGCGCGTCTACCGCGACGCGCGCGCCCAGCGCTTCGAAGAGGGCACGAACGAGATCCAGAAGCTCGTCGTCGCCCGCGCCGCCATCACCGGCGAGGCGAACACGGAAGGAATCCTGAATTGGTAG
- the aroA gene encoding 3-phosphoshikimate 1-carboxyvinyltransferase — MQLISRGTTHKLEGTLEIPVSKYHAHRALVLASLAEGTSVITGVSTTRQVEWTVSVLRALGTKIEITDAGYTVTGTGGRFHGAPVIERGSRGEDGLLNVGSSGTTLYFITGLMSLSDRPTTVTGMKYFRRRPIKALLSALIEMGLELESTNDCPPITVQPKRPKGGDVHIAGTLSQWVSGLLLTAIFAESDTTIHITGGQLNEQPYVDLTIRMMKHWGFEVEVSEDWLTYVVRAGQTGTAADYTIPADIGSAAFGIAAAALHPSDVLFRGLPAATTAEVDHPEAEFLDIAASMGVPMVIDEATGWVRITHDGLALKPFDIDATPIPDLLPILSVMANFAEGTSHLRNVGHVRLKESDRVAAMLQLNKMGGDATQEPTELHINGVGGVRGTGAKLSSFNDHRVLMSLAIAGTRSDGETSLTYPRAYRISYPTFLEAMTSIGLDIDVDAPSKGDEDDETQVQASAPVSAEPLVLPIAVREYARTKADEAAVIEVGGGAPITTTWGQLQTEADKVSQLLLELGVEKGESVGVQLPNWSEFVAIALGAMQIGAVVTPIMPVFGPREVAMTLSRSRARVLFLPNLFRKRHAAIELVSVADEARSQGRKLHLEHVIVLQAENRDGGEAVSVPPIPEEAIARAEASSWTWRYYENALGSVEPDLAQIANRMPAADDVCQLLFTSGTTGEPKGVQHPYRTLGLATALHVQRSGLTGDDRVFIPSPLAHQTGFLYGMLLAWRLGVASVIQPVWDGQVALDQAFGEAKASFVQAATPFLTDLVALVEGGAAKPEALRIFVATGAAVPRELAGRATTVLDTAVLGAFGTTETCLATLSGPGDQPESMWGTDGRVLDGITLRITDDEGVEVPTGTEGNFEFASPTLFGGYLERPDLTADVFTDDGWYKTGDLAYVDEAGYLHITGRVKDVINRGGEKIPVVEIENLLYQHPLVADVAIVAMPDPRLGERACAFVVNAKAGAKLEFAAMQEYLNTHGVSKYYWPERLEYVDELPRNAVGKIQKNVLRDTAAALVAVGK; from the coding sequence GTGCAGTTGATCTCTAGAGGAACCACACACAAACTCGAAGGCACCCTGGAGATCCCGGTCTCCAAATACCATGCGCACCGCGCGCTGGTGCTGGCCTCTCTGGCCGAAGGCACCAGCGTGATCACGGGGGTCTCGACGACCAGGCAGGTCGAGTGGACCGTCAGCGTGCTGCGTGCCCTCGGCACGAAGATCGAGATCACGGATGCCGGCTACACCGTCACGGGCACGGGCGGCCGTTTCCACGGCGCCCCTGTCATCGAGCGCGGTTCCCGTGGCGAAGACGGGCTCTTGAACGTCGGCTCCTCCGGCACGACCCTCTACTTCATCACCGGCCTCATGTCGCTCTCCGACCGCCCCACGACGGTCACCGGCATGAAGTACTTCCGCCGCCGCCCCATCAAGGCGCTGCTCTCGGCGCTCATCGAGATGGGCCTCGAGCTCGAGTCGACCAACGACTGCCCGCCCATCACCGTGCAGCCGAAGCGGCCGAAGGGCGGCGACGTGCACATCGCGGGCACGCTCTCGCAGTGGGTTTCCGGCCTGCTGCTCACGGCGATCTTCGCCGAGAGCGACACCACCATCCACATCACGGGCGGCCAGCTCAACGAGCAGCCGTATGTCGACCTGACGATCCGCATGATGAAGCACTGGGGCTTCGAGGTCGAGGTCAGCGAGGACTGGCTGACCTACGTCGTGCGCGCCGGCCAGACCGGCACCGCGGCCGACTACACGATCCCGGCCGACATCGGCTCTGCGGCCTTTGGCATCGCCGCCGCCGCGCTGCACCCCTCCGACGTGCTGTTCCGAGGCCTGCCCGCCGCGACCACCGCCGAGGTCGACCATCCCGAGGCCGAGTTCCTCGACATCGCCGCCTCGATGGGCGTGCCGATGGTCATCGACGAGGCGACCGGCTGGGTGCGCATCACGCACGACGGCCTCGCGCTCAAGCCTTTCGACATCGACGCGACGCCGATCCCCGACCTGCTGCCGATCCTGTCGGTGATGGCGAACTTCGCCGAGGGCACGAGTCACCTGCGCAATGTGGGCCACGTGCGCCTCAAAGAGTCCGACCGCGTCGCGGCGATGCTGCAGCTCAACAAGATGGGCGGCGACGCCACGCAGGAGCCGACCGAGCTGCACATCAACGGCGTCGGCGGCGTGCGCGGCACCGGGGCGAAGCTCTCGAGCTTCAATGATCACCGCGTGTTGATGTCGCTCGCGATCGCGGGCACCCGCTCCGACGGCGAGACGAGCCTCACCTACCCGCGCGCCTACCGCATCTCCTACCCGACGTTCCTCGAGGCGATGACCTCCATCGGCCTCGACATCGACGTGGACGCGCCGAGCAAGGGCGATGAGGACGACGAGACGCAGGTGCAGGCATCCGCCCCCGTCTCCGCTGAGCCGCTCGTGCTGCCGATCGCCGTGCGCGAATACGCGCGGACGAAGGCAGATGAAGCCGCCGTCATCGAGGTCGGCGGCGGCGCCCCGATCACAACGACCTGGGGCCAGCTGCAGACCGAGGCCGACAAGGTCTCGCAGCTGCTGCTCGAGCTCGGCGTCGAGAAGGGCGAGTCGGTCGGCGTGCAGCTGCCGAACTGGAGCGAGTTCGTCGCGATCGCGCTCGGCGCGATGCAGATCGGCGCCGTCGTGACCCCGATCATGCCGGTGTTCGGCCCGCGCGAGGTCGCGATGACGCTGTCGCGCTCGCGCGCCCGCGTGCTGTTCCTGCCGAACCTGTTCCGCAAGCGCCATGCGGCCATCGAGCTCGTCTCGGTCGCCGACGAGGCCCGCTCGCAGGGCCGCAAGCTGCACCTCGAGCACGTCATCGTGCTGCAGGCCGAGAACCGCGACGGCGGCGAGGCCGTGAGCGTGCCCCCGATCCCGGAAGAGGCGATCGCGCGCGCGGAGGCCTCCTCGTGGACGTGGCGCTACTACGAGAACGCCCTCGGTTCCGTCGAGCCCGATCTCGCCCAGATCGCCAATCGGATGCCTGCCGCAGACGACGTCTGCCAGCTGCTGTTCACCTCGGGCACGACCGGCGAGCCGAAGGGTGTGCAGCACCCGTATCGCACGCTCGGCCTCGCGACCGCGCTGCACGTGCAGCGCTCGGGGCTCACCGGCGACGACCGCGTGTTCATCCCGAGCCCGCTCGCGCACCAGACCGGCTTCCTCTACGGGATGCTGCTCGCGTGGCGCCTCGGCGTCGCCTCGGTGATCCAGCCCGTGTGGGACGGCCAGGTCGCGCTCGACCAGGCGTTCGGCGAGGCGAAGGCCAGCTTCGTGCAAGCGGCCACCCCGTTCCTCACCGACCTCGTCGCGCTCGTCGAGGGCGGGGCCGCCAAGCCTGAGGCCCTGCGCATCTTCGTCGCGACCGGCGCCGCCGTGCCGCGCGAGCTTGCGGGCCGCGCGACGACCGTGCTCGACACGGCCGTGCTCGGCGCGTTCGGCACGACCGAGACCTGCCTTGCCACGCTTTCGGGTCCTGGCGACCAGCCGGAGAGCATGTGGGGCACCGATGGCCGTGTGCTCGACGGCATCACCCTGCGCATCACGGATGACGAGGGTGTCGAGGTGCCGACCGGCACCGAGGGCAACTTCGAGTTCGCGTCGCCGACGCTGTTCGGCGGCTACCTCGAGCGCCCCGACCTCACCGCTGACGTGTTCACCGACGACGGCTGGTACAAGACGGGCGACCTCGCCTACGTCGACGAGGCCGGCTACCTGCACATCACCGGCCGCGTGAAGGACGTCATCAACCGCGGCGGCGAGAAGATCCCCGTGGTCGAGATCGAGAACCTGCTGTACCAGCATCCGCTCGTCGCCGACGTCGCGATCGTCGCGATGCCCGACCCCCGTCTCGGTGAGCGCGCGTGCGCCTTCGTCGTGAACGCCAAGGCAGGTGCCAAGCTCGAGTTCGCCGCCATGCAGGAGTACCTCAACACCCATGGCGTGTCGAAGTACTACTGGCCCGAGCGCCTCGAGTATGTCGACGAGCTGCCGCGCAACGCGGTCGGCAAGATCCAGAAGAACGTGCTGCGCGACACGGCTGCCGCCCTCGTCGCCGTCGGAAAGTAA
- the ffh gene encoding signal recognition particle protein: MAIFGSLSDRLTESLKNLRTKGKLSASDVDGTVREIRRALLEADVSLDVVKKFTAAVRERALSDDVNRALNPAQQVVQIVNEELIEILGGQQRRLEFAKNPPTVIMLAGLQGAGKTTLAGKLAKWLKKDGHTPMLVAADLQRPNAVTQLQVVGEQAGVTTYAPEPGNGVGDPVKVAKNAIDEARRRQFDTVIIDTAGRLGVDAELMKQAADIRKATNPDEVLFVIDAMIGQDAVATAKAFQDGVDFTGVVLSKLDGDARGGAALSVASVTGRPIMFASTGEGLDDFEPFYPDRMASRILDLGDILTLIEQAQEAFDEEEARQVAEKFATDSFTLDDFLKQMQQLRNMGSIKKMIGMLPGAGAMRQQLDDFDEREIVRTEAIIQSMTPAERRTPKLLNGSRRLRIAKGSGMTVTDVNQLVTRFEQAAKMMKTVAKGGVPQVPGMGPIPGAGYAGKKKQQQGKKGSRSGNPAKRAAENAAIASGVKPGAPAEKTGASFGRPGATPEQQIPDLNQIQKLFGR, from the coding sequence CGCACCAAGGGCAAGCTCTCGGCGAGCGATGTCGACGGGACGGTTCGCGAGATCCGCCGCGCACTGCTCGAGGCCGACGTCTCGCTCGACGTCGTCAAGAAGTTCACGGCCGCGGTGCGTGAGCGGGCGCTGTCAGACGACGTCAACCGCGCGCTGAACCCCGCGCAGCAGGTCGTGCAGATCGTCAACGAGGAGCTCATCGAGATCCTCGGCGGCCAGCAGCGCCGGCTCGAGTTCGCGAAGAACCCGCCGACGGTCATCATGCTCGCGGGCCTCCAGGGTGCAGGCAAGACCACGCTCGCGGGCAAGCTCGCGAAGTGGCTCAAGAAGGACGGCCACACGCCGATGCTGGTCGCAGCCGACCTGCAGCGGCCGAACGCCGTCACCCAGCTCCAGGTCGTGGGCGAGCAGGCGGGCGTCACCACCTACGCGCCCGAGCCGGGCAACGGCGTCGGCGACCCGGTGAAGGTCGCGAAGAACGCGATCGACGAGGCGCGTCGCCGCCAGTTCGACACCGTCATCATCGACACGGCCGGCCGCCTCGGTGTCGACGCCGAGTTGATGAAGCAGGCCGCTGACATCCGCAAGGCGACGAACCCCGACGAGGTGCTGTTCGTCATCGACGCGATGATCGGCCAGGACGCGGTCGCGACGGCGAAGGCCTTCCAAGACGGCGTCGACTTCACCGGCGTCGTGCTCTCGAAGCTCGACGGCGACGCCCGCGGCGGTGCGGCGCTGTCCGTGGCATCCGTCACCGGCCGTCCCATCATGTTCGCCTCCACGGGTGAGGGTCTCGACGACTTCGAGCCGTTCTACCCCGACCGCATGGCGAGCCGCATCCTCGACCTGGGCGACATCCTCACCCTCATCGAGCAGGCGCAGGAGGCCTTCGACGAGGAAGAGGCCCGCCAGGTCGCCGAGAAGTTCGCGACCGACAGCTTCACGCTCGACGACTTCCTGAAGCAGATGCAGCAGCTGCGCAACATGGGCTCGATCAAGAAGATGATCGGGATGCTTCCGGGCGCCGGCGCCATGCGGCAGCAGCTCGACGACTTCGACGAGCGCGAGATCGTTCGCACCGAGGCGATCATCCAGTCGATGACGCCCGCCGAGCGCCGCACGCCGAAGCTGCTGAACGGCTCGCGCCGCCTGCGCATCGCCAAGGGCTCCGGCATGACCGTCACCGACGTGAACCAGCTCGTCACCCGCTTCGAGCAGGCGGCCAAGATGATGAAGACCGTCGCCAAGGGCGGCGTGCCGCAGGTTCCCGGCATGGGCCCGATCCCGGGCGCGGGCTACGCCGGCAAAAAGAAGCAGCAGCAGGGGAAGAAGGGCTCGCGGTCGGGCAACCCTGCGAAGCGCGCGGCCGAGAACGCGGCCATCGCGTCGGGCGTGAAGCCGGGTGCCCCGGCTGAGAAGACCGGTGCAAGCTTCGGTCGCCCGGGGGCCACTCCCGAGCAGCAGATCCCCGATTTGAACCAGATCCAGAAGCTCTTCGGGCGCTAG